In uncultured Cohaesibacter sp., a genomic segment contains:
- the cas2 gene encoding CRISPR-associated endonuclease Cas2 produces the protein MLVLVTYDVHTSEEGGARRLRTVAKACRDYGQRVQYSVFEIEVDPAQWTKLKTRLEGIIKPEVDSLRYYYLGSNWKRRVEHVGAKPATDLGGTLII, from the coding sequence ATGCTTGTGCTGGTAACCTATGATGTTCATACCTCCGAGGAAGGAGGAGCACGCAGGCTGCGCACTGTTGCCAAGGCTTGCCGCGACTATGGCCAGCGGGTACAGTATTCCGTGTTCGAGATCGAAGTTGATCCTGCCCAATGGACCAAACTCAAGACCCGCCTTGAGGGGATCATCAAGCCCGAGGTCGACAGTCTGCGCTATTATTATCTGGGCTCGAACTGGAAGCGGCGAGTGGAACATGTCGGTGCAAAACCGGCAACCGACCTCGGCGGAACACTGATCATCTGA
- the cas1c gene encoding type I-C CRISPR-associated endonuclease Cas1c gives MKKLLNTVYVTTEGSSLRKDGENLVAEVDGVERARVPLHMLGSVVVFGAIYVSPALMGALAGAGICLVLLDRNGRFLARVEGPVSGNVLLRRAQYSMAEDADDIVRSLVIGKVANQRAILMRALRDYGAEMPDEHRARITEVTGRLARILQRVEEGTDETDVLRGAEGEAGNLYFSVFDHLIRSPDPELCWRGRSRRPPLDPINALLSFLYTLLTHDCRAACESVGLDPAVGFLHRDRPGRPSLALDLMEEFRPVLADRLALTLINRRQLRAKDFAVQESGAVLLSDEARKTVLTAWQERKKDERQHPFLDEKAPLGLVPYLQAQMLARHLRGDIDAYPPWFWK, from the coding sequence ATGAAAAAGCTGCTCAACACAGTCTATGTAACCACCGAGGGATCCTCGCTGCGCAAGGATGGTGAAAATCTTGTGGCTGAGGTTGATGGGGTCGAGCGGGCGCGGGTACCGCTGCACATGCTGGGCTCGGTGGTCGTCTTTGGCGCAATTTATGTGTCTCCAGCGCTGATGGGAGCATTGGCTGGTGCCGGTATCTGTCTGGTGCTACTGGATCGCAATGGCCGTTTTCTGGCTCGCGTCGAAGGCCCTGTCTCTGGCAACGTGCTTTTGCGGCGAGCGCAATATAGTATGGCGGAGGACGCCGATGACATCGTTCGCTCGCTCGTTATCGGCAAGGTCGCCAATCAGCGCGCCATACTGATGCGCGCCTTGCGTGACTATGGCGCGGAAATGCCTGACGAACATCGCGCACGCATCACCGAAGTGACAGGGCGGCTTGCCCGGATTTTGCAACGTGTCGAGGAAGGAACGGATGAGACAGATGTCTTGCGCGGAGCAGAAGGTGAGGCAGGCAATCTCTATTTCTCCGTCTTCGATCATCTCATCCGCTCCCCCGATCCGGAACTTTGTTGGCGGGGTCGCTCGCGCCGCCCACCGCTTGATCCGATCAACGCCCTGTTGTCCTTCCTCTATACGTTGCTGACCCATGATTGTCGCGCAGCCTGCGAGAGCGTCGGCCTTGATCCGGCCGTCGGCTTTCTTCACCGCGACCGTCCGGGGCGGCCAAGCCTGGCACTTGATTTGATGGAAGAGTTCCGACCGGTATTGGCCGACCGGCTGGCCCTGACCCTGATCAACCGGCGCCAGCTACGCGCAAAAGACTTTGCCGTTCAGGAAAGTGGAGCAGTGCTCTTGTCAGACGAGGCACGCAAGACCGTTCTGACGGCCTGGCAGGAGCGCAAGAAGGATGAGCGCCAACACCCATTCCTTGACGAGAAGGCCCCACTCGGGTTGGTTCCCTACCTGCAGGCGCAGATGCTGGCGCGCCATCTGCGGGGCGATATCGACGCCTATCCACCCTGGTTCTGGAAATGA
- the cas7c gene encoding type I-C CRISPR-associated protein Cas7/Csd2, with protein MSALANRYDFVLIFDVTNGNPNGDPDAGNLPRLDPETNKGLVSDVSLKRKIRNYVELAKGPAEGFHIYVEEGAILNEKHRQAYVAKRPDDDKVSKAAKLNPKDDDEAALLRGFMCDNFFDVRTFGAVMSTGINCGQVKGPVQMTFASSVEPIMPLEISITRMAATSDKEKKERAEGDDGDERTDNRTMGRKHIVPYGLYVAHGFISAKFAERTGFSEEDLALLNDALVNMFEHDRAAARGEMSTRKLILFKHENALGNAPAHALFDLVKIGRNVDGEFRDIDDRGLDNLPPVRKFTDYMIVIDRDNLPAGVEIIEKL; from the coding sequence ATGAGCGCGCTTGCAAACCGTTACGATTTTGTCCTGATTTTCGATGTCACCAACGGCAACCCCAACGGTGACCCTGACGCCGGCAATTTGCCGCGCCTCGACCCGGAGACCAACAAGGGGCTGGTGTCCGATGTCAGCCTCAAACGCAAGATCCGCAACTATGTGGAACTGGCCAAGGGACCGGCGGAGGGCTTCCACATCTATGTCGAGGAAGGCGCTATCCTCAATGAGAAACACCGTCAGGCCTATGTCGCCAAGCGCCCCGATGACGACAAGGTATCAAAGGCTGCCAAACTGAACCCGAAGGATGATGACGAGGCGGCTCTCCTGCGCGGCTTCATGTGCGACAACTTCTTTGACGTGCGGACCTTTGGCGCAGTCATGTCGACCGGCATCAACTGTGGTCAGGTCAAGGGACCGGTGCAGATGACCTTTGCGTCTTCCGTCGAACCGATCATGCCGCTGGAAATCTCCATCACCCGGATGGCCGCCACCAGCGACAAGGAAAAAAAGGAGCGGGCTGAGGGAGACGACGGTGACGAGCGCACAGACAATCGCACCATGGGCCGCAAGCATATCGTGCCCTACGGGCTTTATGTGGCGCATGGCTTCATCTCGGCCAAGTTTGCCGAACGGACGGGCTTTTCCGAAGAAGACCTCGCCCTTCTGAATGATGCCCTCGTCAACATGTTCGAGCATGACCGGGCCGCAGCACGCGGTGAGATGTCGACCCGCAAACTGATCCTGTTCAAACACGAAAACGCCCTTGGCAACGCACCGGCCCATGCGCTGTTCGATCTCGTCAAGATCGGCCGCAATGTCGATGGCGAATTCCGCGACATCGATGATCGTGGCCTTGATAACCTGCCTCCGGTGCGCAAATTCACCGACTACATGATCGTCATCGACCGGGACAATCTTCCGGCGGGCGTGGAGATTATCGAAAAGCTCTAG
- the cas4 gene encoding CRISPR-associated protein Cas4 produces MGEDDGSTFGDGIATTEGLDDKVEAIPLSALQHAVYCLRQAALIHLERLWAENRFTAEGNALHAVVDKGGKRKMKGIRRVMSLPLSSQRLNLVGVADMVEFITGDDGAETAFPIEYKRGKPKPHRADEVQLCGQALCLEEMLGHPVPEGALFYAETRRRVIVPFDAALRRLTEETADDLNRVFRSNQTPPPTPLASRCRACSLIELCRPTTYARPVRAWRRRMVANVLSGGAETKP; encoded by the coding sequence ATGGGCGAGGATGACGGCAGCACCTTCGGCGATGGCATTGCCACAACCGAAGGCCTTGATGACAAAGTGGAAGCCATACCGCTTTCCGCTTTGCAGCATGCCGTCTATTGCCTGCGTCAGGCCGCCCTTATTCATCTGGAACGGCTGTGGGCGGAAAACCGCTTCACCGCCGAAGGCAATGCGCTTCACGCTGTGGTCGACAAGGGCGGCAAGCGTAAAATGAAAGGCATCAGGCGCGTAATGTCCCTGCCTCTGTCCTCTCAACGGCTCAATCTTGTTGGTGTCGCCGACATGGTGGAGTTCATCACCGGCGATGATGGGGCAGAGACGGCCTTTCCCATCGAGTATAAACGAGGCAAACCCAAGCCACATCGTGCTGACGAGGTGCAGCTTTGCGGTCAGGCCCTGTGCCTGGAAGAGATGCTGGGTCACCCTGTCCCCGAGGGTGCACTCTTTTATGCAGAAACCAGACGGCGCGTCATCGTGCCATTTGATGCCGCGCTCAGGCGGCTTACCGAGGAGACGGCCGATGACCTCAACAGGGTGTTTCGCAGCAACCAGACACCGCCGCCGACACCGCTTGCTTCGCGCTGTCGGGCCTGCTCGCTAATCGAACTGTGCCGCCCTACGACCTATGCCCGCCCGGTGCGCGCGTGGCGCCGCCGCATGGTTGCCAATGTCCTTTCCGGCGGTGCGGAGACAAAACCATGA